The following proteins are co-located in the Miscanthus floridulus cultivar M001 unplaced genomic scaffold, ASM1932011v1 fs_602_1_2, whole genome shotgun sequence genome:
- the LOC136532392 gene encoding E3 ubiquitin-protein ligase IPI1-like isoform X1 codes for MDLERSPPASPAEVAVAGGGGGAAACSICLDPVLARGAGRSVAKLQCGHEFHLDCIGSAFNAKGAMQCPNCRKIEKGRWLYASGHRPSADIDMGGWVTSDNYDITSELPFGFQWCPFSGFTQLASVFEEREAEPTYHTTGDHSSAASSSLVCPYLALRGFLHPVHVPSTSNSGAESTSFHRHSTGLEGHATPDLNNAPVFHATESRNHDRLPRYDSGSQQRLRSYAHHHPLIHRPTPRSGSNLVAPLGSVPAVVAETRGHGHGARGHMYQQSMHSSVQGSPFPPSTRRVRPRALTITSFIAATSSGEIGGPHGFPAPGAVNRSVSDSEGISRPIDRPYTWGWEGFAPFPWIPAEGESHWWGTFNPMQNHAHGSFTRRPAGERMPHSHPENGYQPVPPSQRMPPFL; via the exons ATGGATCTGGAGAGGTCGCCGCCGGCGTCTCCGGCGGAGGTGGCAGtggccggcggcgggggcggggccGCGGCCTGCTCCATCTGCCTGGATCCGGTGCTCGCCCGCGGCGCCGGCCGGTCCGTCGCCAAGCTGCAATGCGGACACGAGTTCCACCTAG ATTGTATTGGGTCCGCATTCAATGCAAAAGGAGCGATGCAATGCCCTAATTGTCGGAAGATTGAGAAAGGTCGCTGGCTTTATGCAAGCGGACATCGCCCCTCTGCTGATATTGATATGGGTGGCTGGGTGACTAGCGACAACTATGATATCACCTCCGAGCTT CCTTTTGGATTTCAATGGTGCCCCTTTAGTGGATTCACCCAGCTAGCATCTGTGTTTGA GGAGCGTGAAGCTGAGCCAACTT ATCACACAACTGGAGATCACTCAAGTGCTGCAAGCAGTTCACTTGTTTGCCCATATCTTGCCCTGCGTGGTTTTCTCCATCCTGTTCATGTGCCTTCTACTTCTAATTCTGGTGCTGAAAGCACTTCATTTCATCGGCATTCAACTGGCTTGGAAGGCCATGCCACTCCTGATTTGAATAATGCTCCAGTTTTCCATGCTACCGAGTCAAGAAATCATGACA GACTACCAAGATATGACAGTGGCAGCCAACAGAGATTGAGATCATATGCACATCATCATCCCCTAATCCATAG GCCAACACCTCGCAGTGGAAGCAATTTGGTGGCACCATTAGGGTCAGTTCCAGCTGTCGTGGCAGAGACTAGAGGCCATGGTCATGGTGCAAGAGGCCATATGTATCAACAGTCGATGCACTCATCTGTGCAGGGCAGCCCGTTCCCTCCTAGCACTAGAAGGGTTAGGCCCAGAGCCTTGACAATTACATCTTTCATTGCAGCGACTTCCTCAGGTGAGATTGGAGGGCCCCATGGATTTCCCGCTCCTGGAGCTGTGAACAGGAGCGTTTCTGATTCTGAGGGCATCTCTAGACCCATTGACCGACCATATACATGGGGCTGGGAGGGCTTTGCTCCGTTCCCTTGGATCCCTGCTGAAGGCGAGTCTCACTGGTGGGGCACCTTCAATCCTATGCAGAACCATGCGCATGGAAGTTTTACCAGAAGGCCTGCTGGGGAGCGGATGCCGCATAGCCACCCAGAGAACGGCTATCAGCCTGTGCCCCCTTCACAGAGGATGCCACCGTTCTTGTGA
- the LOC136532392 gene encoding E3 ubiquitin-protein ligase IPI1-like isoform X2: protein MDLERSPPASPAEVAVAGGGGGAAACSICLDPVLARGAGRSVAKLQCGHEFHLDCIGSAFNAKGAMQCPNCRKIEKGRWLYASGHRPSADIDMGGWVTSDNYDITSELPFGFQWCPFSGFTQLASVFEEREAEPTYHTTGDHSSAASSSLVCPYLALRGFLHPVHVPSTSNSGAESTSFHRHSTGLEGHATPDLNNAPVFHATESRNHDSEHRHLSNIPVSGIPEYSMTPFGIGLPRYDSGSQQRLRSYAHHHPLIHRPTPRSGSNLVAPLGSVPAVVAETRGHGHGARGHMYQQSMHSSVQGSPFPPSTRRVRPRALTITSFIAATSSGEIGGPHGFPAPGAVNRSVSDSEGISRPIDRPYTWGWEGFAPFPWIPAEGESHWWGTFNPMQNHAHGSFTRRPAGERMPHSHPENGYQPVPPSQRMPPFL, encoded by the exons ATGGATCTGGAGAGGTCGCCGCCGGCGTCTCCGGCGGAGGTGGCAGtggccggcggcgggggcggggccGCGGCCTGCTCCATCTGCCTGGATCCGGTGCTCGCCCGCGGCGCCGGCCGGTCCGTCGCCAAGCTGCAATGCGGACACGAGTTCCACCTAG ATTGTATTGGGTCCGCATTCAATGCAAAAGGAGCGATGCAATGCCCTAATTGTCGGAAGATTGAGAAAGGTCGCTGGCTTTATGCAAGCGGACATCGCCCCTCTGCTGATATTGATATGGGTGGCTGGGTGACTAGCGACAACTATGATATCACCTCCGAGCTT CCTTTTGGATTTCAATGGTGCCCCTTTAGTGGATTCACCCAGCTAGCATCTGTGTTTGA GGAGCGTGAAGCTGAGCCAACTT ATCACACAACTGGAGATCACTCAAGTGCTGCAAGCAGTTCACTTGTTTGCCCATATCTTGCCCTGCGTGGTTTTCTCCATCCTGTTCATGTGCCTTCTACTTCTAATTCTGGTGCTGAAAGCACTTCATTTCATCGGCATTCAACTGGCTTGGAAGGCCATGCCACTCCTGATTTGAATAATGCTCCAGTTTTCCATGCTACCGAGTCAAGAAATCATGACAGTGAGCACAGACATTTGAGTAATATTCCTGTATCAGGAATTCCTGAATATTCTATGACTCCATTTGGTATAGGACTACCAAGATATGACAGTGGCAGCCAACAGAGATTGAGATCATATGCACATCATCATCCCCTAATCCATAG GCCAACACCTCGCAGTGGAAGCAATTTGGTGGCACCATTAGGGTCAGTTCCAGCTGTCGTGGCAGAGACTAGAGGCCATGGTCATGGTGCAAGAGGCCATATGTATCAACAGTCGATGCACTCATCTGTGCAGGGCAGCCCGTTCCCTCCTAGCACTAGAAGGGTTAGGCCCAGAGCCTTGACAATTACATCTTTCATTGCAGCGACTTCCTCAGGTGAGATTGGAGGGCCCCATGGATTTCCCGCTCCTGGAGCTGTGAACAGGAGCGTTTCTGATTCTGAGGGCATCTCTAGACCCATTGACCGACCATATACATGGGGCTGGGAGGGCTTTGCTCCGTTCCCTTGGATCCCTGCTGAAGGCGAGTCTCACTGGTGGGGCACCTTCAATCCTATGCAGAACCATGCGCATGGAAGTTTTACCAGAAGGCCTGCTGGGGAGCGGATGCCGCATAGCCACCCAGAGAACGGCTATCAGCCTGTGCCCCCTTCACAGAGGATGCCACCGTTCTTGTGA